A single genomic interval of Gossypium raimondii isolate GPD5lz chromosome 11, ASM2569854v1, whole genome shotgun sequence harbors:
- the LOC105801771 gene encoding dehydration-responsive element-binding protein 1D — MVSSPMSDSGSGNGASRPPNFSDEDVMLASCYPKKRAGRKKFRETRHPVFRGVRRRNSGKWVCEVREPYKKSRIWLGTFPTEEMAARAHDVAALALRGRLACLNFADSAWRLPVPASTDPKDIQKAAAEAAEAFRPVDSAGDGSKTAEKTAVEGTKESEEVFYLDEEAVFGREKFLANMAAGMMMSPPHSGYEKDEQEFEFADGYVRLWSYSI, encoded by the coding sequence ATGGTTTCGTCACCGATGTCGGATAGTGGGAGTGGAAATGGAGCTTCTCGTCCGCCGAATTTTTCCGATGAAGACGTGATGTTAGCTTCGTGTTACCCAAAGAAGCGAGCGGGAAGGAAGAAATTCCGGGAGACTCGACACCCGGTGTTCCGAGGAGTTCGCCGGAGGAACTCCGGAAAATGGGTTTGTGAAGTAAGGGAACCTTACAAAAAGTCAAGGATTTGGCTCGGGACTTTTCCGACGGAAGAGATGGCGGCGCGTGCTCACGACGTGGCGGCGTTAGCTCTGAGAGGAAGGTTGGCTTGTTTGAACTTCGCTGACTCTGCTTGGAGACTCCCTGTACCAGCTTCTACCGATCCGAAAGACATCCAGAAAGCGGCGGCGGAGGCAGCGGAAGCTTTCCGACCTGTTGATTCCGCCGGAGATGGCTCAAAGACAGCTGAAAAAACGGCGGTGGAGGGAACTAAAGAGTCGGAAGAAGTGTTTTATTTGGACGAAGAAGCAGTGTTTGGGAGAGAAAAGTTTCTGGCAAACATGGCGGCGGGGATGATGATGTCTCCGCCTCACAGTGGATATGAAAAAGATGAACAAGAATTTGAGTTTGCCGATGGTTATGTACGGCTGTGGAGCTATTctatttaa